The following are encoded in a window of Halosolutus halophilus genomic DNA:
- a CDS encoding UxaA family hydrolase — protein sequence MSRSQPAADGSTATAPGVRDVVLVLPSVICSHTVAERIADRVDGCVATPHDHGCAQIGRDNDRTKQTLIAMGAHPNVVGAVVVGLGCEHVQSDVVAEELADRGVPVRELTIQGVGGTEACVERGVELATELRKRSASTPTDLDLDDRTVGIVSTDLDDPTVDTADPLVGDFADRVVAAGGTVAVAGIERVNAHPDAANERNGLDIEGVLANAQGGPPRAPRVRRQAGERSFDEATRAWGNAPIDEIVAYGESPEPSTDVALVDSSSRFEEAATALVAAGAELIVHVTGDGIPSGHPIAPVIKVSATPSTLDAVGADIDVDARTTDVDGLVEQVRSVATGAPCRAERHGVTSFAIERAGPSM from the coding sequence ATGAGCCGAAGCCAGCCAGCCGCCGATGGGAGCACCGCGACCGCACCCGGTGTCAGAGACGTGGTGCTCGTCCTTCCGTCGGTCATCTGCTCGCACACGGTCGCGGAGCGCATCGCCGACCGCGTCGACGGCTGCGTCGCCACGCCGCACGATCACGGCTGTGCGCAGATCGGGAGGGACAACGACCGGACGAAGCAGACGCTGATCGCGATGGGCGCACACCCCAACGTCGTCGGTGCGGTCGTCGTCGGCCTCGGCTGCGAGCACGTCCAGAGCGACGTGGTGGCCGAGGAGCTCGCGGATCGGGGCGTCCCCGTTCGCGAACTCACCATCCAGGGCGTCGGCGGCACGGAAGCCTGCGTCGAACGCGGCGTCGAGCTGGCGACCGAACTCAGAAAGCGTTCGGCGTCCACGCCGACCGACCTCGACCTCGACGACCGCACCGTCGGAATCGTGAGCACGGACCTCGACGACCCAACCGTCGACACGGCGGATCCGCTCGTCGGGGACTTCGCAGATCGAGTCGTGGCGGCCGGGGGAACGGTCGCAGTCGCCGGAATCGAACGGGTCAATGCGCACCCGGACGCGGCGAACGAGCGGAACGGCCTCGATATCGAGGGGGTGCTCGCGAACGCGCAAGGCGGACCGCCACGGGCACCACGCGTTCGCCGCCAGGCTGGCGAGCGCTCGTTCGACGAGGCGACGCGAGCGTGGGGGAACGCACCCATCGACGAGATCGTCGCGTACGGCGAGTCCCCGGAGCCGAGTACCGACGTTGCGCTCGTCGATTCGTCGTCTCGATTCGAGGAGGCGGCGACCGCGCTCGTCGCTGCCGGCGCAGAGCTGATCGTCCACGTGACCGGCGACGGCATCCCGAGCGGCCACCCGATCGCGCCGGTTATCAAAGTGAGCGCGACGCCGAGTACGCTGGACGCCGTCGGCGCGGATATCGACGTGGATGCGAGGACGACCGACGTCGATGGGCTCGTCGAGCAGGTCCGGTCCGTAGCGACGGGAGCGCCGTGTCGGGCCGAGCGTCACGGCGTCACGTCGTTCGCCATCGAGCGGGCCGGCCCGTCGATGTGA
- a CDS encoding mandelate racemase family protein: protein MGLTITRIESREFRYPLEDVGTDANGFNLIYEPGETTWRKLFGIKIHTDTGITGEYVGGNSPAAAQINMFADYLVGKNPLEREKHWSEIKRALRKYDRMGIGPIDIALWDFAGKYYDAPIHELLGTYRTEIPAYASTYHGDENGGLDSPEAFADFAEECLDAGYSAYKIHGWGGGDESRDIDREIASIHAVGERVGNEMDLMFDPACEYETFAEAYKIGQALDEQGFLWYEDPYRDGGISQHGHRKLRELLETPILQTEHVRGLEPHADFIANDGTDFVRADPEYDAGITGAMKIVHVAEAFGLDVEFHAPGPAQRHCIAATRNTNYYELALVHPNCANTQPPVYRGDYSDMIDAIDDRGRVSVPDGPGLGVDYDWEYIEDNQTGSLHVYE, encoded by the coding sequence ATGGGACTGACCATTACTCGTATCGAGAGTCGTGAATTCCGGTACCCGCTCGAAGACGTCGGGACGGACGCGAACGGGTTCAACTTGATCTACGAACCGGGTGAAACGACGTGGCGAAAGCTCTTCGGTATCAAGATCCACACGGATACCGGGATCACGGGTGAGTACGTCGGCGGGAACTCCCCGGCGGCCGCCCAGATCAACATGTTCGCCGACTATCTCGTCGGGAAAAACCCCCTCGAGCGGGAGAAACACTGGAGCGAGATCAAACGCGCGCTGCGCAAGTACGATCGCATGGGGATCGGCCCGATCGATATCGCCCTGTGGGACTTCGCCGGAAAGTACTACGACGCGCCGATCCACGAACTGCTCGGGACGTACAGAACGGAGATCCCCGCGTACGCGTCGACCTATCACGGCGACGAGAACGGCGGCCTCGATTCGCCGGAGGCGTTCGCCGACTTCGCCGAGGAGTGTCTTGACGCGGGGTACTCCGCGTACAAGATTCACGGGTGGGGCGGCGGGGACGAGAGCCGCGACATCGATCGGGAGATCGCGTCGATCCACGCGGTCGGGGAGCGAGTCGGCAACGAGATGGACCTCATGTTCGACCCCGCCTGCGAGTACGAAACCTTCGCCGAGGCGTACAAGATCGGGCAGGCGCTCGACGAGCAGGGGTTCCTCTGGTACGAGGACCCCTACCGCGACGGCGGCATCTCCCAGCACGGGCACCGAAAGCTCCGGGAACTGCTCGAGACGCCGATCCTCCAGACCGAACACGTCCGCGGCCTCGAACCGCACGCGGACTTCATCGCCAACGACGGGACCGATTTCGTCCGGGCGGATCCCGAGTACGACGCGGGGATCACCGGTGCGATGAAGATCGTCCACGTGGCGGAGGCGTTCGGGCTCGACGTCGAGTTCCACGCGCCGGGCCCGGCCCAGCGTCACTGCATCGCCGCGACCCGGAACACGAACTACTACGAGTTGGCGCTGGTGCACCCGAACTGTGCGAACACGCAGCCGCCGGTGTACCGCGGCGACTACTCGGACATGATCGACGCGATCGACGATCGCGGTCGAGTCAGCGTTCCCGACGGACCGGGACTCGGCGTCGACTACGACTGGGAGTACATCGAGGATAACCAGACCGGTTCGCTACACGTTTACGAGTGA
- a CDS encoding aldo/keto reductase: protein MQYRQLGNTGTRVSELCLGTWRFGKETNGVVETTRDEAHGLLDAAWEHGINFIDTANVYGTPNGRSEEFIGEWLTDHDREDFVIASKVYFPFDEDNPNGRGLSRKHVFDQVEGTLNRLDTEYLDIYYLHRWDEHTPIEETLRALHQLVEDGKVNYLGVSTMAAWQLTKAQLTAELEGLTTFDVTQPLHHAGYYEDVSDYLDVCADQDLAVCNYSPLAGGFLTGKYERADPDDPEAVVAPDGARGSFDEMFGDWYASERGWNVLDQVRTVADEVDATPAQVALRWLMDWDEFTCIPIIGARTPEQLTENVGATDITISEEQWDRIMDARYRSDGTLRGH, encoded by the coding sequence ATGCAGTACCGACAACTCGGTAATACCGGGACGCGGGTCTCGGAACTCTGCCTTGGAACGTGGCGATTTGGGAAAGAAACGAACGGCGTCGTCGAAACGACTCGTGACGAAGCCCACGGGTTACTGGACGCGGCTTGGGAACACGGCATCAACTTCATCGATACGGCCAACGTCTACGGGACGCCGAACGGACGCAGTGAGGAGTTCATCGGCGAGTGGCTCACTGACCACGACCGTGAGGATTTCGTCATCGCGTCGAAGGTGTACTTCCCGTTCGATGAGGACAATCCCAACGGTCGTGGACTCTCCCGGAAACACGTTTTCGACCAAGTTGAAGGAACCCTGAACCGGCTTGACACCGAATACCTCGACATCTACTACCTCCACCGATGGGACGAACACACACCGATCGAAGAGACGCTCCGGGCGTTGCACCAGCTTGTCGAGGATGGCAAAGTGAATTACCTTGGCGTTTCGACCATGGCCGCGTGGCAGCTCACGAAGGCACAGCTAACTGCCGAACTCGAAGGATTAACGACGTTCGATGTTACACAACCCCTTCACCACGCGGGCTACTACGAGGACGTCAGCGACTATCTCGACGTCTGTGCTGACCAGGATCTTGCCGTCTGCAATTACTCCCCGCTCGCCGGTGGGTTCCTCACGGGCAAATACGAGCGCGCGGACCCGGACGATCCGGAGGCAGTCGTCGCGCCGGACGGTGCTCGCGGGAGCTTCGACGAAATGTTCGGTGACTGGTACGCATCTGAACGTGGGTGGAACGTTCTCGATCAGGTCCGTACTGTGGCCGACGAAGTAGACGCAACGCCGGCACAGGTAGCCCTCCGATGGCTAATGGACTGGGACGAGTTCACGTGCATTCCGATAATCGGCGCGCGGACACCCGAACAATTGACGGAAAACGTCGGTGCAACCGATATCACTATCAGCGAGGAGCAGTGGGACCGCATCATGGATGCGCGGTATCGATCGGACGGGACACTCCGGGGGCACTGA
- a CDS encoding UxaA family hydrolase produces MTRHQSIQLDESDTVVTVLEDTTAGNTVETNRGDVELVESVAFGHKVAIDDLAPGDEIRKYGEVIGVATERIVQGEWVHVHNCDSVRGKAEGRQ; encoded by the coding sequence ATGACGAGGCACCAATCCATTCAACTCGACGAGTCGGACACGGTCGTAACGGTTCTCGAAGACACAACCGCGGGAAACACGGTCGAGACGAACCGGGGTGACGTGGAACTGGTCGAATCGGTCGCGTTCGGCCACAAGGTAGCGATCGACGACCTCGCTCCCGGGGACGAAATTCGAAAGTACGGCGAGGTCATCGGCGTCGCGACCGAGCGGATCGTGCAAGGCGAGTGGGTTCACGTCCACAACTGCGACAGCGTTCGCGGAAAGGCGGAGGGCCGTCAATGA
- a CDS encoding Gfo/Idh/MocA family protein: MTYKAGIIGTGGIAGMGILGMHDEADIGRKKIDASHAGGFDAQEEIELVAIADVDEEKLERFGTAWEIPPETRYVGHEAMLEAEDLDIVSVCTPSYLHHRHVVDAARSPADPDLIWCEKPIASQVSAANEMVEVCEETDTELLVNHSFRFTDKLQRLRELIHEEAILGEILSVSTQFRMELLRNSTHLLDTLAYLLDARAETVAGHITGENEAVDSLDAAQQVDDAGGGGFVVMDDGTFVTVDCTLPRHVSSMNFSVIGTEGKLYMNNDDGEWRYWRLTDDGEHVEEPLPGIEGAWTWDDDYQRAFANAAEHVVDVLDGRAENASTGEDATRSLEIIVAFYLSHSTTGQVEIPLDRPLRDVRITSW, encoded by the coding sequence ATGACATACAAGGCAGGCATTATCGGAACTGGCGGTATCGCAGGCATGGGAATCCTCGGGATGCACGACGAAGCGGACATCGGTCGCAAGAAGATCGACGCGAGCCACGCGGGCGGCTTCGACGCGCAGGAGGAAATCGAACTCGTCGCGATCGCCGACGTGGACGAGGAAAAACTCGAGCGGTTCGGAACGGCGTGGGAGATTCCCCCTGAAACACGCTACGTCGGCCACGAGGCGATGCTCGAGGCCGAGGATCTCGACATCGTCTCCGTCTGCACGCCGTCGTACCTCCACCACCGGCACGTCGTCGACGCGGCCCGCTCGCCCGCGGATCCCGATCTCATCTGGTGCGAAAAGCCGATCGCGTCGCAGGTGAGTGCCGCAAACGAAATGGTCGAGGTCTGTGAGGAGACGGATACCGAACTCCTCGTCAACCACTCGTTCCGGTTCACCGACAAGCTCCAGCGACTCCGGGAGTTGATTCACGAGGAGGCGATCCTCGGCGAGATCCTGTCGGTCAGCACCCAGTTCCGCATGGAACTCCTGCGGAACTCAACGCACCTGCTCGATACGCTCGCGTACCTACTGGACGCGCGCGCGGAAACGGTCGCCGGGCACATCACGGGCGAGAACGAGGCGGTCGACAGCCTCGATGCGGCTCAGCAGGTCGACGACGCCGGCGGCGGCGGCTTCGTCGTGATGGACGACGGAACGTTCGTCACCGTCGATTGCACCCTTCCGCGGCACGTTTCCTCGATGAACTTCTCGGTTATCGGTACGGAAGGGAAGCTCTACATGAACAACGACGACGGCGAGTGGCGGTACTGGCGGCTCACCGACGACGGAGAGCACGTCGAGGAACCCCTCCCCGGAATCGAGGGCGCCTGGACGTGGGACGACGATTACCAGCGGGCGTTCGCGAACGCTGCCGAACACGTCGTCGACGTGCTCGACGGTCGCGCCGAGAACGCCTCCACCGGCGAAGACGCGACGCGATCGCTCGAGATCATCGTCGCCTTCTACCTCTCGCACAGCACGACCGGCCAAGTCGAGATCCCCCTCGACAGACCGTTGCGCGACGTCCGCATTACGTCCTGGTGA
- a CDS encoding fumarylacetoacetate hydrolase family protein gives MQLVRFHADGQDRIGYFEDDVVRDVTTAFDSFRDALSRPGDAAGADEETFEVSEITYLPPTTERNTVFCAALNYEAHAEESDIAVPEWPLLFMKLPQTLVGHGEPISYHTSVTQEIDYEAELAAVIGDSARHIDPEDALDYVAGYTILNDTSARDLQLGLQVGDDDLIDWFSGKTMRDTTPAGPTVVIDEIDDPQSLDIVSRVNGDVLQDDNTEMMIRSVAELVSFASSRVELSPGDIIATGTPEGVGTFQDIKLEDGDTVEVEIQGIGTLENTVEAVDD, from the coding sequence GTGCAACTTGTACGCTTTCACGCAGACGGACAGGACCGAATCGGGTATTTCGAAGACGACGTCGTCCGAGACGTCACGACGGCGTTTGACTCGTTTCGCGACGCCCTCTCGCGCCCCGGCGACGCCGCTGGCGCGGACGAAGAAACCTTCGAAGTCTCGGAGATTACCTACCTCCCACCGACGACCGAGCGAAACACCGTCTTCTGTGCCGCGCTCAACTACGAGGCCCACGCCGAGGAATCGGATATCGCGGTTCCGGAGTGGCCGCTCCTGTTTATGAAACTGCCACAGACACTCGTGGGACACGGGGAACCGATCTCGTATCACACGAGCGTTACCCAGGAGATCGACTACGAAGCCGAACTCGCGGCCGTCATCGGCGACTCGGCGCGTCACATCGATCCGGAGGACGCTCTCGACTACGTCGCCGGATATACGATTCTGAACGACACGTCGGCCAGAGACCTCCAGTTAGGGCTCCAAGTGGGCGACGACGACCTGATCGATTGGTTCTCCGGTAAGACGATGCGCGATACGACGCCGGCCGGTCCAACAGTCGTCATCGATGAGATCGACGACCCCCAATCTCTGGACATCGTTTCGCGCGTCAACGGCGATGTCCTCCAGGACGACAACACGGAGATGATGATCCGCTCCGTCGCGGAACTCGTCTCGTTCGCGTCGAGCCGCGTCGAACTCTCACCCGGTGATATCATCGCGACCGGAACCCCCGAAGGGGTCGGAACCTTCCAAGACATTAAACTCGAGGACGGCGACACCGTCGAAGTGGAAATCCAGGGAATCGGAACGCTGGAAAACACCGTCGAGGCCGTCGACGACTGA
- a CDS encoding IclR family transcriptional regulator, translating to MTKRAKNPVKTTEMTFTIVEALRKLNGCGVTELADYLELPKSTVHNYLSTLEQEEYVVKNGTEYKVGIRFLELGAYARGCVQIYDIAKPEVDRLADETGELANLLVEEHGRGVYIHQAKGDRAVRVDSNVGTRVYLHGTALGKAILAHSPESRVDKIIDRHGLPQSTERTVSTREELEAELETVRENGYAIDDEERLEGLRCIAAPILSNDGRPLGAVSVSGPVNRMRGMYFEEELPKKILETVNVIELNVTYS from the coding sequence ATGACGAAACGAGCCAAAAACCCGGTGAAAACGACGGAAATGACGTTTACGATCGTCGAAGCCTTGCGGAAACTGAACGGCTGCGGCGTGACCGAACTCGCCGATTACCTCGAGTTACCGAAAAGCACGGTGCACAACTACCTCAGCACCCTCGAGCAGGAAGAGTACGTCGTGAAAAACGGGACGGAGTACAAGGTGGGGATCCGGTTTCTCGAACTGGGCGCGTACGCCCGCGGCTGCGTCCAGATCTACGACATCGCCAAGCCGGAAGTCGATCGACTCGCCGACGAGACGGGCGAGCTTGCGAACTTACTGGTCGAGGAACACGGACGTGGCGTGTACATCCACCAGGCGAAGGGCGATCGCGCAGTCCGCGTCGATTCGAACGTCGGAACGAGAGTCTACCTCCACGGAACGGCCCTCGGAAAGGCCATCCTCGCCCACTCGCCCGAGAGCCGGGTCGACAAGATTATCGACCGTCACGGCCTTCCGCAGAGCACCGAGCGAACCGTCAGCACTCGCGAGGAACTCGAGGCGGAACTCGAAACCGTTCGGGAGAACGGGTACGCGATCGACGACGAGGAGCGACTCGAAGGGCTGCGCTGCATCGCGGCGCCCATTTTGAGCAACGACGGACGTCCTCTCGGCGCGGTCAGCGTCTCCGGGCCGGTAAACCGGATGCGTGGGATGTACTTCGAAGAAGAACTGCCGAAGAAAATTCTCGAGACGGTAAACGTGATCGAACTGAACGTAACGTACTCGTAG
- a CDS encoding L-rhamnose mutarotase, whose product MAAETERAVYVQRIDPDRKDEYIEAHDDVPAGVTDAMERGGVEEFQLFVRDDIAVCILDVADLDTYNEVMAEDQAVEEWERYVAQFKTDGVDVDADPDDQIPYMEEIWSFEP is encoded by the coding sequence ATGGCAGCAGAAACTGAGCGAGCCGTGTACGTACAGCGCATCGATCCCGACAGAAAGGACGAATATATCGAAGCGCACGACGACGTCCCCGCGGGCGTCACGGACGCGATGGAACGCGGCGGCGTCGAAGAGTTTCAGCTGTTCGTTCGCGACGATATTGCGGTCTGCATTCTGGACGTGGCTGATCTCGACACCTACAACGAGGTGATGGCCGAGGATCAGGCGGTCGAGGAGTGGGAGCGATACGTCGCACAGTTCAAGACCGACGGCGTCGACGTCGACGCCGATCCCGACGATCAGATCCCCTACATGGAGGAGATCTGGTCGTTCGAGCCATAA
- a CDS encoding fumarylacetoacetate hydrolase family protein gives MRCYRSHRSDGYRLVTVIDETAYDLTETTDSPRGISDAARTAAAEGRTLESYLRRLAGDAPIARDFTGVEDAALPVVPEEVWAAGVTYEISEAAREAESGLPEVYLDVYEADRPELFFKATPGRLVGPNDAVGIRGDSSWDVPEPELGIVLHRGEIVGYTIGNDMSSRSIEGDNPLYLPQAKVYDRSCSIGPCVVPASVRDDWDDLEIRMTIERDGETMYDDRTSTSEMVRSHDELVSYLARHNAIPETTVLLTGTSLVPDDDFTLEAGDRVAIEIDGIGRLENTVTVV, from the coding sequence ATGCGCTGTTACCGGAGCCACCGGTCCGACGGGTACCGACTCGTCACCGTCATCGACGAAACCGCCTACGACCTCACGGAAACGACCGACTCGCCCCGAGGCATTTCTGACGCCGCTCGAACGGCGGCGGCCGAGGGCCGTACGCTCGAATCCTATCTTCGACGACTCGCGGGCGACGCGCCGATCGCTCGCGATTTCACGGGTGTCGAGGACGCGGCGCTTCCCGTCGTCCCCGAGGAGGTGTGGGCCGCGGGGGTCACCTACGAGATCAGCGAGGCCGCGCGCGAAGCCGAGTCCGGACTGCCGGAGGTCTATCTCGACGTCTACGAAGCGGATCGGCCGGAACTGTTCTTCAAGGCGACGCCCGGCCGCCTCGTGGGCCCGAACGACGCCGTCGGCATCCGCGGTGATTCGTCGTGGGACGTCCCGGAACCGGAACTCGGAATCGTGCTTCACCGCGGGGAGATCGTCGGGTACACGATCGGCAACGACATGAGCAGTCGGTCGATCGAGGGGGACAATCCGCTGTATCTTCCGCAGGCAAAGGTGTACGACAGGAGTTGCTCGATCGGGCCGTGTGTCGTCCCGGCGTCCGTTCGCGACGACTGGGACGACCTCGAGATACGGATGACGATTGAACGCGATGGGGAGACGATGTACGACGATCGAACGTCGACCTCCGAAATGGTCCGATCGCACGACGAACTCGTCTCGTATCTCGCCCGCCATAACGCGATCCCCGAGACGACGGTCCTGTTGACGGGCACCTCGCTCGTCCCCGACGACGACTTCACGCTCGAAGCGGGCGATCGAGTCGCGATCGAAATCGACGGAATCGGCCGCCTCGAGAACACGGTAACGGTCGTGTAG
- a CDS encoding UxaA family hydrolase, translating to METFDGYRRPSGRIGVRNVVAVIPLSVAVSAIATQISKNRSERVCATPHQLAADAPEATLAQTKRVLEGTATNPNVAGVLVIELGTERIDADELADAVAATGRPVKTLSVRETGGTEAAVEAGLEAIDRLVEETDGARRESADVSELVLGVECGGSDATSGLASNPAVGNACDRLIEAGGTASFSETPEFIGAEHVLAERCADDEVRQKLLDYVERRESMAEMMGTDLRGAQPSPGNQEGGLTTIEEKSLGAISKGGTKPIRDIVPYGEALPVGGGLVLMDTPGYDIESVVGKVAGGAQVIVFTTGRGSTTGNPIAPVIKVCGNPQTWNRMASNMDVNASTVIEGDDLEAVGGRIFDTIVETADGRPTNAEVHGLREFAINEVQPNELGYFENAL from the coding sequence ATGGAAACGTTTGACGGATATCGCCGTCCGAGCGGTCGGATCGGCGTCCGAAACGTCGTCGCTGTCATTCCACTCTCGGTCGCGGTGAGCGCTATCGCGACGCAGATCTCGAAGAACCGATCCGAGCGCGTCTGTGCGACGCCGCATCAACTGGCGGCGGATGCGCCGGAAGCTACCCTCGCGCAAACGAAGCGCGTGCTCGAAGGGACGGCGACGAATCCCAACGTGGCCGGCGTGCTCGTCATCGAATTAGGAACCGAGCGAATCGACGCAGACGAACTCGCGGATGCTGTCGCTGCCACCGGACGCCCCGTGAAGACGCTCTCGGTGCGTGAAACCGGCGGTACAGAAGCCGCCGTCGAGGCCGGTCTGGAAGCGATCGATCGTCTTGTCGAGGAAACCGACGGCGCACGCCGGGAATCGGCCGACGTTTCGGAACTCGTGCTCGGCGTGGAGTGCGGGGGCAGCGATGCGACGAGCGGGCTCGCGTCGAATCCCGCCGTCGGGAACGCCTGCGATCGGCTCATCGAAGCCGGTGGGACGGCATCGTTCAGCGAGACGCCGGAGTTTATCGGCGCCGAACACGTCCTCGCCGAACGTTGCGCCGACGACGAGGTACGCCAGAAGCTCCTCGACTACGTCGAGCGACGCGAGTCGATGGCCGAGATGATGGGGACGGACCTCCGCGGTGCGCAGCCGTCGCCCGGCAACCAGGAGGGCGGCCTGACGACGATCGAGGAGAAGAGTCTCGGGGCCATCTCGAAGGGCGGCACGAAGCCGATTCGCGACATCGTGCCCTACGGCGAGGCGCTTCCCGTCGGTGGGGGACTCGTGCTTATGGACACGCCCGGCTACGACATCGAGAGCGTCGTCGGCAAAGTCGCCGGCGGGGCGCAGGTGATTGTGTTCACGACCGGGCGCGGCAGCACGACCGGCAATCCGATCGCGCCCGTGATCAAGGTTTGCGGGAATCCCCAGACCTGGAACCGGATGGCCTCCAACATGGACGTCAACGCGAGCACCGTCATCGAGGGCGACGACCTCGAAGCCGTCGGGGGCAGGATCTTCGACACGATCGTCGAAACGGCGGACGGGCGGCCGACCAACGCGGAGGTACACGGGCTCCGCGAGTTCGCCATCAACGAAGTGCAGCCGAACGAACTGGGATACTTCGAAAACGCGCTATGA
- a CDS encoding aldehyde dehydrogenase family protein, which translates to MPTEYSNYVDGKWTESRTGNVFETSNPAHPGETVGVYQQSSEADAEAAVEAAAAAAPEWANTPGPARGKILTETASILSDRADELTETLVREEGKTKPEASGEVQRAIDIFAYYGAKAADVGGTVKAPSGRDSRLYTVNEPVGVAALITPWNYPIAIPAWKLAPALAAGNAVVTKPASLAPAVAIGIVEALESAGLPDGVVNLVTGPGSSVGSTFVTHEAVDAVSFTGSTKVGNTVYGQAAPDQKRVQLELGGKNPAIVMPSADVDEAVEIAATGAFGVTGQACTATSRAIVHEDVYDEFVEGVVSYGEGLSIGDGLEGADMGPHVSESELEGTLDYVDAGRREGATLETGGERADAGEGYFVEPTIFSDVSSEMRIAQEEIFGPVLAVIPVSDFDEAVAVANDVEYGLSASIVTNDHREANRFVDEIEAGVVKINEKTTGLELHVPFGGMKASSSETYREQGDAGLDFFTISKTVYDNY; encoded by the coding sequence ATGCCGACAGAGTACTCCAACTACGTTGACGGCAAGTGGACGGAATCACGAACGGGCAACGTCTTCGAGACGTCGAATCCGGCACACCCCGGCGAGACGGTCGGCGTGTATCAGCAATCGTCGGAAGCAGACGCCGAAGCTGCCGTCGAGGCCGCGGCGGCGGCTGCACCCGAGTGGGCGAACACGCCGGGGCCGGCCCGTGGAAAGATTCTCACGGAGACGGCGTCGATTCTCTCCGATCGCGCGGACGAGCTGACCGAGACGCTCGTTCGCGAGGAGGGCAAGACGAAGCCCGAAGCGAGCGGAGAAGTACAACGGGCGATCGACATCTTCGCGTACTACGGCGCGAAGGCCGCGGACGTCGGCGGAACGGTCAAGGCGCCCAGCGGGCGCGATTCGCGGCTGTACACGGTGAACGAACCGGTCGGGGTGGCCGCGCTCATCACGCCGTGGAACTATCCCATCGCGATTCCGGCGTGGAAGCTCGCGCCGGCGCTCGCGGCGGGGAACGCGGTCGTCACCAAACCCGCCTCGCTCGCCCCGGCTGTCGCGATCGGAATCGTCGAGGCCCTCGAGTCGGCTGGGCTCCCCGACGGCGTGGTCAACCTGGTCACCGGGCCGGGCAGCAGCGTCGGCTCGACGTTCGTCACCCACGAGGCGGTGGACGCGGTGTCGTTCACCGGGAGCACGAAGGTCGGAAACACCGTCTACGGGCAAGCCGCGCCGGACCAAAAGCGCGTTCAGCTCGAGCTGGGTGGCAAGAATCCGGCGATCGTGATGCCGAGCGCCGACGTCGACGAGGCGGTGGAGATCGCTGCGACAGGTGCCTTCGGCGTCACGGGCCAGGCGTGTACCGCGACCTCGCGCGCGATCGTCCACGAGGACGTCTACGACGAGTTCGTCGAGGGCGTCGTCTCGTACGGCGAGGGGCTCTCGATCGGCGACGGACTCGAGGGCGCCGACATGGGGCCCCACGTCAGCGAGTCGGAACTCGAGGGCACGCTCGACTACGTCGACGCCGGCCGTAGGGAGGGCGCGACGCTCGAAACCGGCGGCGAGCGAGCCGACGCCGGAGAGGGCTACTTCGTCGAGCCGACCATCTTCTCCGACGTATCGTCGGAGATGCGAATCGCGCAGGAGGAGATATTCGGGCCGGTACTCGCCGTCATCCCCGTTTCCGATTTCGACGAAGCGGTTGCGGTCGCCAACGACGTCGAGTACGGTCTCTCCGCGAGCATCGTCACGAACGATCACCGCGAGGCCAACCGCTTCGTCGACGAGATCGAGGCCGGCGTCGTCAAGATCAACGAAAAGACGACCGGGCTCGAACTGCACGTCCCGTTCGGCGGGATGAAAGCGTCCTCGAGCGAGACGTATAGGGAGCAAGGCGACGCGGGACTGGACTTCTTCACGATCTCGAAGACGGTCTACGATAATTACTGA